Proteins encoded in a region of the Isosphaeraceae bacterium EP7 genome:
- a CDS encoding MBL fold metallo-hydrolase produces MRFRPRLLAWALLLLSVTRLPAQAGELEIYFIDVMGGAATLVVTPERESILIDSGWPGLGDRDPKRIVHVLKDVLKLDHIDHLVTTHWHMDHFGGVEGLSRLTRIDHFWDRGLPNLAAADQDKALFPDGPKADDALGIAYLKASKGKRTTLKAGDRLPLKGKVNALVLAASGAVIEGSDFPVNPLCANAPADLPPDPSDNAQSITLRFRLGAFDFLDCGDLTWRAEKRLVCPLDRIGPIDLYQVTHHGMDISNHPTLLQTVRPKVAIMNNGPRKGGSAETVARLRGIDSIEAAYQLHKNEETAASENVEASRIANADSAGGKYIKVSVSEDGSKFGVQINGEGEVRTFKVD; encoded by the coding sequence ATGAGATTCCGCCCGAGACTGCTGGCGTGGGCCCTACTGCTGCTATCCGTCACCCGTCTGCCGGCTCAGGCCGGCGAACTCGAGATCTACTTCATCGACGTGATGGGCGGCGCCGCCACGCTCGTCGTGACGCCCGAGCGTGAGTCGATCTTGATCGACAGCGGTTGGCCCGGTCTTGGTGATCGCGACCCCAAGCGGATCGTGCATGTGCTCAAGGACGTGCTCAAGCTCGACCACATCGATCACCTGGTCACGACCCACTGGCACATGGATCACTTCGGCGGCGTGGAAGGGCTTTCCAGGCTGACCAGGATCGACCATTTCTGGGACCGAGGACTGCCCAATCTTGCCGCGGCCGACCAGGACAAGGCCCTCTTCCCGGACGGCCCGAAGGCGGATGACGCACTCGGAATTGCCTATCTGAAAGCGTCCAAAGGGAAGCGGACGACGCTGAAGGCGGGCGATCGCCTGCCCCTCAAGGGGAAGGTCAACGCGTTGGTCCTGGCCGCCAGCGGGGCCGTCATCGAAGGCTCCGACTTCCCGGTCAACCCCCTCTGTGCCAACGCGCCTGCGGACCTTCCCCCGGACCCGAGCGACAATGCCCAGAGCATCACCCTGAGATTTCGCCTGGGTGCGTTCGACTTCCTGGACTGCGGCGACCTGACCTGGCGGGCCGAGAAGCGGCTCGTCTGCCCGCTCGATCGCATCGGACCGATCGACCTCTACCAGGTGACCCACCACGGGATGGACATCTCCAATCATCCGACGCTGCTTCAGACGGTGCGGCCCAAGGTGGCCATCATGAACAACGGCCCGCGCAAAGGGGGGAGCGCCGAGACGGTCGCACGCCTGCGCGGGATCGACTCCATCGAGGCAGCTTATCAGCTCCACAAGAACGAGGAGACGGCCGCGAGCGAGAATGTCGAGGCGAGTCGGATCGCCAACGCCGACAGCGCCGGCGGCAAGTACATCAAGGTGAGCGTGTCGGAAGACGGTTCCAAATTCGGCGTTCAGATCAACGGCGAGGGCGAGGTCCGGACCTTCAAGGTGGACTGA
- a CDS encoding Gfo/Idh/MocA family oxidoreductase → MAKHGIGIIGCGMIAEFHTRAINEIEAASVVAAFSRSEANGAKIATMSDGDCRVYDDLDRMLDHPGLDVVCVCTPSGAHLDPAVKAATAGKHVVVEKPLEITLPRCDAIIEACDRAGVRLCTIFPSRFTPANVALKAAIDTGRFGRLTLGDTHVKWWRTQEYYDSGGWRGTWDLDGGGALMNQAIHNVDLLQWLMGDVAAVQAMTATLVHERIEVEDTAVASIRFKNGALGVIEAATSAFPGLLKRTEIHGDRGSARVEQDDITLWTFAEHGEGDDAIRLSIAGGTGFAAGASDPRAIGHAGHREQLADFLDSIDRGVPAAVDGREGRKSVEIIRAIYESARTGAAVHLPLIDSR, encoded by the coding sequence ATGGCCAAGCACGGCATCGGGATCATCGGCTGCGGGATGATCGCCGAGTTCCACACCCGGGCGATCAACGAGATCGAAGCGGCCTCGGTAGTCGCGGCCTTCAGCCGTTCCGAGGCCAATGGGGCCAAGATCGCCACGATGTCCGACGGCGACTGCAGGGTTTACGACGACCTCGACCGGATGCTCGACCATCCCGGCCTCGACGTCGTCTGCGTCTGCACTCCGAGCGGTGCCCACCTCGACCCCGCCGTGAAGGCCGCCACCGCCGGCAAGCACGTCGTCGTCGAGAAGCCCCTGGAAATCACCCTGCCGCGGTGCGACGCCATCATCGAGGCCTGCGACCGCGCCGGGGTCCGCCTCTGCACCATCTTCCCCTCGCGCTTCACCCCGGCGAACGTGGCATTGAAGGCCGCCATCGACACCGGCCGGTTCGGCCGGCTCACGCTGGGGGATACTCACGTGAAGTGGTGGAGGACGCAGGAATATTACGACTCGGGCGGCTGGCGTGGGACCTGGGACCTCGACGGCGGCGGGGCCCTGATGAACCAGGCGATCCACAACGTCGATCTGCTCCAATGGCTGATGGGCGACGTCGCCGCCGTCCAGGCGATGACGGCCACCCTCGTTCATGAGCGGATCGAGGTCGAAGACACCGCCGTCGCGTCCATCCGCTTCAAAAACGGGGCGCTCGGGGTCATCGAGGCCGCGACCTCGGCGTTCCCGGGGCTGCTCAAGCGCACCGAGATCCACGGCGACCGGGGCTCTGCCCGCGTGGAACAGGACGACATCACGCTCTGGACCTTCGCGGAGCACGGCGAGGGAGACGACGCCATTCGACTGTCGATCGCCGGCGGAACCGGCTTCGCGGCGGGAGCGAGCGACCCGCGAGCGATCGGCCACGCCGGCCATCGCGAGCAACTCGCCGACTTCCTCGACTCCATCGACCGGGGCGTCCCGGCGGCCGTCGACGGCCGGGAGGGCCGCAAGTCGGTCGAGATCATCCGCGCTATCTACGAGTCGGCCAGGACCGGCGCCGCCGTGCATCTCCCGCTGATTGACAGCCGGTAA
- the tyrS gene encoding tyrosine--tRNA ligase: MLTAAEQLTILRRGVEAIVPEDEFVKKLERSVATNTPLRVKYGIDPTGIDVHLGHTVPLRKLRQFQDLGHTAVIIIGNYTALVGDPSGRDESRVALTEEKVAENAKDYLKQVGKIIDLSRAEVHHNGDWFGKWSFLDVLDLTRQMTISRMIEREDFAKRLSAAKPVYLHECLYPLMQGWDSVEVKADVELGGTEQLFSLMVARDLQRSRDQAPQIALTMPILVGTDGTMRMGKSLGNYIGVAESPADQFGKIMSIPDGPMRQYFTLLTDLPLDEVDRLLAEGVNPRDTKEVLGRSIVGMYSGAEAAESAAALFRKRALGGDPDVIPDASLARTLLDAEGQMPLANLIVALKLDTSTSNARRAIEQGGVNVGEDRTAIADPKAIIAVEDGLIVRVGKRKIARVRLS; the protein is encoded by the coding sequence GATCGGTCGCGACGAACACGCCGCTCCGCGTGAAGTATGGCATCGACCCCACCGGTATCGACGTCCATCTCGGCCACACCGTTCCCTTGCGTAAGCTCAGGCAGTTCCAGGACCTCGGCCACACCGCCGTCATCATCATCGGCAACTACACCGCGCTCGTCGGCGACCCCTCTGGCCGCGACGAGAGCCGCGTGGCGCTGACCGAGGAGAAGGTCGCCGAGAACGCCAAAGACTATCTCAAGCAGGTCGGCAAGATCATCGACCTCAGCCGCGCCGAGGTCCATCACAACGGCGACTGGTTCGGCAAATGGTCGTTCCTGGACGTCCTGGACCTGACCCGGCAGATGACCATCTCGCGGATGATCGAGCGCGAGGACTTCGCCAAGAGACTGAGCGCCGCCAAGCCGGTCTATCTCCACGAATGCCTCTATCCGTTGATGCAAGGGTGGGACTCCGTCGAGGTCAAGGCCGACGTCGAGCTGGGGGGCACCGAGCAGCTCTTCAGCCTGATGGTGGCCCGCGACCTCCAGCGCAGCCGCGACCAGGCACCGCAGATCGCCCTGACCATGCCAATCCTGGTCGGCACCGACGGCACGATGCGGATGGGCAAGAGCCTGGGCAACTACATCGGCGTGGCCGAGTCGCCCGCCGACCAGTTCGGCAAGATCATGAGCATCCCCGACGGCCCCATGCGGCAGTATTTCACCCTGCTGACCGATTTGCCGCTCGACGAGGTCGACAGGCTCCTGGCCGAGGGAGTGAACCCGCGCGACACCAAGGAAGTGCTCGGCCGGTCGATCGTCGGAATGTATTCCGGCGCCGAGGCCGCGGAATCCGCCGCAGCCCTGTTCCGCAAGCGGGCCCTGGGTGGAGACCCTGACGTCATCCCCGATGCGTCGCTCGCGCGCACCCTGCTCGACGCCGAAGGGCAGATGCCGCTGGCCAACCTGATCGTCGCGCTCAAGCTGGACACGAGCACGTCCAACGCACGCAGGGCGATCGAGCAGGGGGGGGTGAACGTCGGCGAAGACCGGACGGCGATCGCGGATCCGAAGGCGATCATCGCGGTCGAAGACGGCCTGATCGTCCGGGTCGGCAAGCGGAAAATTGCCCGCGTTCGCCTCTCTTAA
- a CDS encoding DUF1559 domain-containing protein: MMRRRGFSLIELLIVVFIIFLLISIILPSISSSREAARRVGCINNMRQIGLGIHNYKFTHNVIVPGRIWRSGENPCGLVPGDECQDTPWQALLLPHLEQQRLYNSINMEVGTWGPGASGYLSNSGVIATTLTAFRCPSDGAGSFQFPSSIADASISGVVASRCNYAANWGNTTWSQHDLEGKSGAAHLRSPFGHRANVRDEQISDGLSQTVFVAEVRCGAENDVRGAFWISQAGSSMYMSGLTPNGITHRYGLNEGRGDYLVAPQLCVDNPKDGLPCTGNPQGLPGPTFAGSRSGHPGGVNALMGDGSIQFRRNSISPDVWIAIHTISGREIVDGRGY, translated from the coding sequence ATGATGCGACGACGTGGCTTTAGCCTGATCGAATTGTTGATCGTCGTCTTTATTATCTTCCTGCTCATCTCGATCATCCTCCCGTCGATCTCCTCGAGCCGCGAGGCGGCTCGGCGGGTTGGATGCATCAATAACATGCGGCAGATCGGTCTCGGGATCCACAATTACAAGTTTACTCATAACGTCATCGTGCCGGGCCGGATCTGGAGGAGCGGCGAGAATCCTTGCGGCCTCGTCCCGGGCGACGAATGCCAGGATACCCCCTGGCAGGCCCTGCTCCTGCCCCATCTCGAGCAACAAAGACTCTACAATTCGATCAACATGGAGGTCGGGACGTGGGGGCCCGGAGCGTCGGGCTATCTCAGCAATTCCGGCGTTATCGCCACTACGCTGACAGCGTTTCGATGCCCCAGCGACGGCGCGGGATCTTTTCAATTCCCGTCGAGCATCGCCGACGCCTCGATCTCCGGGGTCGTCGCTTCCCGCTGCAATTACGCGGCGAACTGGGGGAATACGACCTGGTCGCAGCATGACCTTGAGGGGAAATCCGGTGCGGCTCATCTGAGGTCTCCGTTCGGCCATCGGGCCAACGTGCGCGACGAGCAGATCAGCGACGGGCTGAGCCAGACGGTCTTCGTCGCCGAGGTCCGTTGCGGGGCCGAGAATGACGTTCGGGGGGCCTTCTGGATCAGTCAGGCTGGCAGCAGTATGTACATGTCGGGCCTGACGCCCAATGGAATCACCCATCGGTATGGCCTCAATGAGGGCCGGGGCGATTATCTCGTCGCTCCGCAACTCTGCGTCGATAATCCCAAGGACGGGCTCCCCTGCACCGGCAATCCGCAGGGACTTCCGGGTCCAACCTTCGCCGGGTCGAGGAGCGGGCACCCAGGTGGTGTTAATGCCCTGATGGGCGACGGCAGCATCCAGTTCCGGCGCAACTCGATCTCGCCTGATGTATGGATCGCGATCCACACGATCTCGGGCCGCGAGATCGTCGACGGTCGAGGGTATTAG
- a CDS encoding lysophospholipid acyltransferase family protein: protein MARPRNRALDYISYLAVRLLVGFAQILSLEQSYALADGLAALLYRVDKRHRKVALENLELAYGDLMSPEDRDRTVREVYRHFCRMLMEILHIPRKLHLETWRDRIELKSYRDVLERLFDGGPVIMLSGHFGNWEMAGYLFGVFGFPPYSVARTLDNPHLERFLRSFRERTGQKLIPKKGGYDEMLDVLKRGGVLSFLADQDAGERGMFVDFFGRPASTHKAIALLAIEHKAPVVVGYARRIGPGFRYEVGCEELILPSEWTGTADDARLLTQRYTSALERIVRRDPEQYLWLHRRWKHKPKAKRAPSSKAPAAPESEIVSPP from the coding sequence ATGGCACGCCCCCGCAACCGGGCCCTCGATTACATTTCCTACCTGGCCGTCCGCCTTCTCGTCGGCTTCGCCCAGATCCTCAGCCTCGAGCAGTCGTATGCCCTGGCCGACGGCCTCGCCGCGCTGCTCTATCGCGTCGACAAGCGTCACCGCAAGGTCGCCCTGGAGAACCTGGAGCTGGCCTATGGCGACTTGATGTCGCCCGAAGACCGCGACCGCACCGTCCGCGAGGTCTATCGGCATTTCTGCCGGATGTTAATGGAGATCCTCCACATCCCCCGAAAGCTCCACCTGGAGACCTGGCGCGATCGGATCGAGCTGAAGAGTTATCGGGATGTGCTCGAGCGACTCTTCGACGGCGGCCCGGTCATCATGCTCAGCGGCCACTTCGGCAACTGGGAGATGGCCGGATACCTGTTCGGCGTCTTCGGTTTCCCCCCTTACTCCGTCGCCAGGACGCTGGACAACCCGCATCTGGAGCGTTTCCTCCGCTCGTTCCGCGAGCGGACCGGCCAGAAGCTGATCCCCAAGAAGGGGGGATATGACGAGATGCTCGACGTCCTGAAGCGAGGCGGGGTCTTATCCTTCCTCGCCGATCAGGATGCCGGCGAGCGCGGGATGTTCGTCGACTTCTTCGGCCGGCCGGCATCGACCCACAAGGCGATCGCGCTGCTGGCCATCGAGCACAAGGCCCCGGTCGTCGTGGGTTACGCCCGCCGCATCGGCCCCGGGTTCCGCTATGAAGTGGGCTGCGAGGAGCTGATCCTGCCGTCCGAATGGACCGGAACGGCCGACGACGCCCGGTTGCTGACCCAGCGATACACCTCGGCCCTGGAGCGAATCGTCCGCCGCGACCCCGAGCAGTATCTCTGGCTCCATCGGCGCTGGAAGCATAAACCCAAGGCGAAGCGGGCCCCCTCGTCGAAGGCCCCCGCCGCGCCGGAATCCGAGATCGTCAGTCCACCTTGA
- a CDS encoding NAD(P)-dependent methylenetetrahydromethanopterin dehydrogenase, translating to MAGETPGQKPSILLQLDSDPQPSVFDAVVAVDSGVAHLLRHGGVTPSAVRDLVHGALFTRGLDDLKRTAIFVGGSDVVAAEAIFGAVKDAFFGPFRVSVLFDANGSNTTAAAAVLAALEGCEGSVADVPCAILGGTGPVGQRVARLLSGFGARVAVGSRDASKADACARRIREITGGEVVGFAAQDPDQPAEPLRNARVVIAAGAAGIRLLSAGARDQLADLKVAIDLNAVPPLGIGGIEATDKGVERGTLKVWGALGVGRTKMKIHKKVLRELFLTNDRVFDAEQVLELGRAGI from the coding sequence ATGGCGGGCGAGACACCGGGCCAGAAACCGAGCATCCTCCTCCAGCTCGATTCCGACCCTCAGCCGAGCGTCTTCGACGCCGTGGTCGCCGTCGACTCGGGCGTCGCGCATCTGCTCAGGCACGGCGGGGTTACCCCCTCGGCCGTGCGAGACCTCGTCCACGGCGCCCTCTTCACGCGCGGCCTCGACGACCTGAAACGGACGGCTATCTTCGTCGGCGGTTCCGACGTGGTTGCCGCCGAGGCGATCTTCGGTGCGGTCAAGGACGCCTTCTTCGGGCCGTTCCGGGTCTCCGTGCTGTTCGACGCCAACGGCTCGAACACAACCGCCGCTGCGGCCGTCCTCGCGGCCCTGGAAGGCTGCGAAGGCTCGGTCGCCGATGTGCCATGCGCCATCCTCGGAGGGACAGGCCCGGTCGGACAGCGAGTCGCCCGGCTGCTTTCCGGATTCGGAGCACGCGTCGCGGTCGGCTCGCGTGACGCGAGCAAGGCCGATGCCTGCGCCCGGCGGATCCGGGAGATCACCGGTGGCGAAGTCGTCGGCTTCGCCGCGCAGGATCCCGACCAACCTGCCGAGCCCTTGCGGAACGCCCGGGTCGTCATCGCCGCGGGAGCTGCCGGCATACGCCTGCTCTCCGCAGGGGCGAGGGATCAACTCGCCGACCTGAAGGTTGCGATCGACCTCAACGCGGTCCCTCCGCTGGGAATTGGAGGGATCGAGGCGACCGACAAGGGCGTCGAGCGCGGAACCTTGAAGGTCTGGGGAGCACTTGGGGTCGGCCGGACCAAGATGAAGATCCACAAGAAGGTGTTGCGAGAACTCTTCCTCACCAATGACCGGGTCTTCGACGCCGAGCAAGTTCTCGAGCTCGGCCGGGCCGGGATCTAG
- a CDS encoding DUF1464 family protein, giving the protein MARVVGCDPGTSSLDLLLWSEGRVVDQARFMPQSLADGAGPLLAKLDAWAPLDLVAGPSGYGLPLVRGEQITPRDIALMALPASGDLGVDAGIAGFRSRSAALVTCGHPLVFLPGGIHLPTIPAHRKLNAVDMGTADKIAVAALALWFDTERGHRPAAESTFCVAEIGSAFTALLVVDQGRVVDAAAGSRGPIGLKSGGAWDGEVACLISPLSKRDVFRGGLVDMGEPGLDAFLESLIKHSAGLRAVTPFDRIYLSGAGLADAEVGRIVARAFQSFEDVRPLPSLDGAWVKHAAQGAALIADGLMGGECRVLIEALRLREASGTCLDFLTCRGRIGDPGRFGLAAD; this is encoded by the coding sequence ATGGCGAGGGTCGTCGGCTGCGATCCGGGGACGAGCAGCCTCGACCTCCTTCTCTGGTCAGAGGGGCGGGTCGTCGATCAGGCGCGATTCATGCCCCAGAGTCTTGCCGACGGTGCCGGCCCACTGCTCGCGAAGTTGGATGCCTGGGCACCTCTCGACCTGGTTGCCGGGCCATCGGGATACGGCCTGCCGCTCGTCCGTGGAGAGCAAATCACTCCTCGCGACATCGCCCTGATGGCCTTGCCAGCCTCCGGCGATCTTGGTGTCGACGCGGGGATCGCCGGTTTCCGATCGAGGTCGGCAGCCCTGGTCACGTGCGGACACCCCCTGGTTTTTTTGCCGGGCGGGATCCACCTCCCGACGATCCCGGCCCACCGCAAGCTCAACGCGGTCGATATGGGAACTGCAGACAAGATCGCTGTGGCCGCACTCGCGCTCTGGTTTGATACCGAGCGGGGGCACCGTCCGGCGGCCGAATCGACCTTCTGCGTGGCCGAAATCGGCAGCGCGTTCACGGCCCTACTCGTCGTGGACCAAGGCAGGGTCGTCGACGCGGCAGCCGGATCTCGGGGGCCGATCGGCCTGAAGTCGGGAGGAGCCTGGGATGGCGAAGTCGCCTGCCTCATCTCGCCACTCTCCAAGCGCGACGTATTTCGTGGGGGGCTGGTCGATATGGGCGAGCCCGGCCTTGATGCGTTCCTCGAATCGCTGATCAAGCATTCAGCTGGCCTCAGGGCCGTGACACCGTTTGATCGGATCTACCTCTCAGGCGCTGGGTTGGCCGATGCCGAGGTTGGCCGGATCGTCGCGCGAGCCTTCCAGTCGTTCGAAGATGTTCGCCCACTCCCGTCGTTAGACGGTGCCTGGGTCAAGCACGCGGCGCAGGGGGCGGCCCTCATCGCCGACGGCCTGATGGGGGGTGAATGCCGTGTGCTGATCGAGGCCCTAAGGCTGCGCGAGGCGAGCGGAACATGCCTGGATTTCCTGACCTGCCGCGGCCGGATCGGCGATCCGGGGCGGTTCGGCCTCGCGGCCGATTGA